In one Halosolutus amylolyticus genomic region, the following are encoded:
- the cofH gene encoding 7,8-didemethyl-8-hydroxy-5-deazariboflavin synthase subunit CofH, whose amino-acid sequence MERPVTDADLTFDYVPETDQSFENALAKARAGDRLTVDDAIELLTTGTDVEGIRRDRKERVLEAADRRRADVVGEEVTFVANLNNNVTTACNVGCLFCNFKDAAHTFERDATVETAGFTKTPSESRAIVADAVDRGIYEVTSVSGLHPAFALDEEHREILEAHPEPKEVNYKSPNVYETSPGTYVDQMAAMSVDGVHVHSMTPEEGYHARRGTDWSYEEVYGRLKEAGLDTVPGTAAEILVDEVRDVICPGKIGTDDWLDAMEAAANVGLGLTATIMYGHVENEAHRALHLKRVRDLQERVDGAITEFVPLSFVHQNTPLFEHDVVSGGASQAEDELMIAVSRLFLDNVDHIQSSWVKYGDEGGLKMLNCGADDFMGTILSEEITKRAGGEYGEYRSFADYVEMIASIGRVPVERSTGYDERRVVDPDEPPFGPRLGPKADGTPLLTDEERPMPADD is encoded by the coding sequence ATGGAGCGACCGGTGACCGACGCCGACCTCACGTTCGACTACGTTCCCGAGACCGATCAGTCGTTCGAGAACGCACTCGCGAAAGCCCGCGCCGGCGACCGACTCACGGTCGACGACGCGATCGAGTTACTCACCACGGGAACGGACGTCGAGGGCATCCGCCGCGATCGCAAAGAGCGGGTGCTCGAGGCGGCCGATCGCCGCCGGGCCGACGTGGTCGGCGAGGAGGTCACCTTCGTCGCGAACCTGAACAACAACGTCACGACGGCCTGTAACGTGGGCTGTCTGTTCTGCAACTTCAAGGACGCCGCCCACACCTTCGAGCGGGACGCGACGGTCGAGACCGCCGGCTTCACGAAGACGCCGAGCGAGTCCCGCGCGATCGTGGCCGACGCCGTCGATCGCGGGATCTACGAGGTCACCTCGGTCTCCGGCCTCCACCCCGCGTTCGCGCTGGACGAGGAGCACCGGGAGATCCTGGAGGCTCACCCGGAGCCGAAGGAAGTCAACTACAAATCGCCGAACGTCTACGAGACGAGTCCCGGAACATACGTCGACCAGATGGCGGCGATGAGCGTCGACGGCGTCCACGTTCACTCGATGACGCCCGAAGAGGGGTACCACGCCCGCCGCGGCACCGACTGGTCCTACGAGGAGGTGTACGGCCGACTCAAGGAAGCGGGTCTCGACACCGTTCCCGGTACCGCCGCCGAAATCCTCGTCGACGAAGTTCGCGACGTCATCTGCCCCGGCAAGATCGGCACCGACGACTGGCTGGACGCGATGGAGGCCGCCGCGAACGTCGGTCTCGGGCTGACGGCGACGATCATGTACGGCCACGTGGAGAACGAGGCCCATCGCGCCCTCCACCTGAAACGCGTCCGTGACCTGCAAGAGCGCGTCGACGGCGCGATCACGGAGTTCGTCCCGCTCTCGTTCGTCCACCAGAACACGCCGCTGTTCGAACACGACGTGGTGTCGGGTGGGGCCTCGCAGGCCGAGGACGAACTCATGATCGCCGTCTCGCGGCTGTTCCTCGACAACGTCGATCACATCCAGTCGTCGTGGGTCAAGTACGGCGACGAGGGCGGACTGAAGATGCTCAACTGCGGTGCGGACGACTTCATGGGAACGATCCTTTCCGAGGAGATCACCAAACGCGCCGGCGGCGAGTACGGCGAGTACCGGTCGTTCGCGGACTACGTCGAGATGATCGCCTCGATCGGTCGCGTGCCCGTCGAGCGATCGACCGGCTACGACGAACGGCGCGTCGTCGACCCCGACGAGCCGCCGTTCGGGCCGCGCCTCGGGCCGAAAGCGGACGGGACGCCGCTGCTGACGGACGAGGAGCGGCCGATGCCGGCCGACGACTGA
- a CDS encoding rhodanese-like domain-containing protein, which yields MSKISPAELDSRLEGDDRVFVLDIRPRETYQRSHIDGSRNVPVYHALRGGDDSELRDSLSRIPDDGTVVTVCKAGLVARKATAVLEEEGYDAATLAGGMRRWKGYRNGSLGYRLGAAVRRLLP from the coding sequence ATGAGCAAGATAAGTCCGGCCGAACTCGACAGTCGACTCGAGGGCGACGATCGGGTGTTCGTCCTCGACATTCGACCGCGGGAGACGTACCAGCGGTCACACATCGACGGGAGTCGAAACGTTCCCGTCTACCACGCGCTCCGGGGCGGAGACGACTCCGAGTTGCGCGATTCGCTCTCGCGGATTCCGGACGACGGGACCGTCGTCACGGTCTGCAAAGCGGGACTCGTCGCCCGGAAGGCGACCGCCGTCCTCGAGGAGGAGGGGTACGACGCCGCGACCCTCGCGGGCGGGATGCGCCGCTGGAAGGGCTACCGAAACGGGTCGCTCGGCTACCGACTCGGTGCCGCGGTCCGTCGGCTGCTCCCGTGA
- a CDS encoding SHOCT domain-containing protein, producing MASTRSSGRLSVPTVVVIVALLAAFVALALIDSGLAVIVAIVAFVFGGDVLRELVSGVTDDEFEADPEDPAADRDRTADALERLRTRYADGELSDDEFERKLETLLSTETLADVERHLETVPDESAQDDRELERSTE from the coding sequence ATGGCCAGCACCCGATCGTCCGGACGCCTGTCGGTGCCGACAGTCGTCGTCATCGTCGCGCTCCTCGCCGCGTTCGTCGCGCTCGCACTCATCGACTCGGGGCTCGCGGTCATCGTAGCGATCGTCGCGTTCGTCTTCGGCGGCGACGTCCTTCGCGAACTCGTCTCGGGGGTCACCGACGACGAATTCGAGGCCGATCCCGAGGACCCGGCTGCCGATCGCGATCGGACGGCCGACGCCCTCGAGCGATTGCGAACGCGGTACGCCGACGGCGAACTCTCCGACGACGAGTTCGAACGAAAACTCGAGACGCTCCTCTCGACGGAGACGCTCGCCGACGTCGAGCGACACCTCGAGACCGTCCCTGACGAGTCGGCGCAGGACGATCGCGAACTCGAACGATCGACCGAGTGA
- a CDS encoding DUF5789 family protein: protein MTDNHPERTRELGVEFGDLYSKLREHGYPITTEELVDVYGEDAIQLPWGSTLIKEVLDPIATETYESPAEAREAIFNMVDSRAIGRKYYSDRTPPALGERRQDEQLSF from the coding sequence ATGACCGACAACCACCCAGAACGTACCCGCGAGCTCGGGGTCGAATTCGGCGACCTTTACTCGAAACTCCGCGAGCACGGCTATCCGATCACGACCGAGGAACTCGTCGACGTCTACGGCGAGGACGCGATTCAACTCCCGTGGGGGTCGACCCTGATCAAAGAGGTGCTCGATCCGATCGCCACCGAGACGTACGAGTCCCCCGCGGAGGCCCGCGAGGCGATCTTCAATATGGTCGATAGCAGGGCGATCGGCCGAAAGTACTACTCCGATCGGACCCCGCCGGCCCTCGGTGAACGCCGACAGGACGAGCAACTGTCGTTTTGA
- a CDS encoding Hsp20/alpha crystallin family protein: protein MSDDRPPAEDDSSADGTPDDGDDRTGAGGFRFEAGLRSLTDLLDALVDVTVTDALPPPAERADRSTDPRGRSGDDPGRASDGDRSNGFHTTGRRPTPAAEHLVDSRRADGEFVVTADVPGASRDDLSVRIDPRTSELVITVSGTVLERVATPWRSVEATRVRFNNGVLEVRLRSADS from the coding sequence GTGAGCGACGACCGACCGCCGGCGGAGGACGACTCCTCTGCGGACGGGACACCCGACGACGGCGACGATCGAACCGGCGCGGGTGGATTCCGCTTCGAGGCCGGACTCCGATCGCTCACGGACCTCCTCGATGCCCTCGTCGACGTGACGGTCACCGACGCCCTGCCGCCCCCGGCCGAACGGGCCGATCGATCGACTGACCCACGAGGGCGGTCGGGCGACGACCCCGGCCGAGCGTCCGATGGCGATCGATCGAACGGGTTTCACACGACGGGGCGGCGTCCGACACCCGCCGCCGAGCACCTCGTCGACAGCCGGCGCGCCGACGGCGAGTTCGTCGTCACCGCCGACGTTCCCGGCGCGAGCAGGGACGACCTCTCGGTTAGGATCGATCCGCGGACCAGCGAGCTGGTGATCACCGTCTCGGGGACCGTCCTCGAACGGGTCGCGACGCCGTGGCGATCGGTCGAGGCGACCAGGGTCCGGTTCAACAACGGCGTGCTCGAGGTCAGGCTTCGGTCGGCCGACTCCTGA
- a CDS encoding phosphoribosylaminoimidazolesuccinocarboxamide synthase codes for MTSVKEFRIEAEATADSLGRGSFVFTDDYSVFDWGKMPDRIPQKGASLCSMGAFNFELLESEGVPTHYRGVVENGEVVPLAETENPPREMAIDLTQVPDLPHEGREYDYEAYHADAGENYLVPLEIVFRNRVPVGSSLRRRTDPADHGLDLAAWPDEAVDLDEPIVEFSTKYEESDRYLDREEADYIAGNAAIGDLESIAREVNRIVTEQADAAGLVHEDGKIECLYYDGEIRVGDVVGTFDENRFSYEGTQLSKEVIRQYHKRTQPEWVEAVSEAKAEAKRSDVADWKGLCDIDPEPLDESVIETARDMYCAGANAYMDRDLFDAPPLSSAIGAVRRL; via the coding sequence GTGACGAGTGTCAAAGAGTTCCGGATCGAGGCGGAAGCGACGGCCGACAGCCTCGGTCGCGGCTCGTTCGTCTTCACCGACGACTACTCCGTCTTCGACTGGGGCAAGATGCCCGATCGGATCCCCCAGAAGGGGGCCAGCCTCTGTTCGATGGGCGCGTTCAACTTCGAACTGCTCGAGTCCGAGGGCGTCCCGACCCACTACCGCGGTGTTGTCGAGAACGGCGAGGTCGTCCCGCTCGCAGAGACCGAGAACCCGCCCCGGGAGATGGCGATCGACCTCACGCAGGTCCCCGACCTGCCACACGAGGGCCGGGAATACGATTACGAGGCCTACCACGCCGACGCGGGGGAGAACTATCTCGTCCCGCTCGAGATCGTCTTCCGCAACCGCGTCCCCGTCGGGTCGAGCCTGCGCCGGCGGACCGACCCCGCCGATCACGGCCTCGACCTCGCGGCGTGGCCCGACGAGGCCGTCGACCTCGACGAGCCGATCGTCGAGTTCTCCACGAAGTACGAGGAGAGCGATCGCTACCTCGATCGCGAGGAGGCAGATTACATCGCCGGCAACGCCGCTATCGGCGACCTCGAGTCGATCGCGCGGGAGGTAAACCGGATCGTCACCGAGCAGGCCGACGCGGCCGGGCTGGTCCACGAGGACGGCAAGATCGAGTGTCTCTACTACGACGGCGAGATTCGCGTCGGCGACGTCGTCGGCACGTTCGACGAGAACCGCTTCAGCTACGAGGGAACCCAGCTCTCGAAGGAAGTGATCCGCCAGTACCACAAGCGCACCCAGCCGGAGTGGGTCGAGGCGGTCTCCGAGGCGAAAGCGGAGGCGAAGCGGTCGGACGTCGCCGACTGGAAGGGACTGTGTGACATCGATCCCGAACCGCTCGACGAATCCGTGATCGAGACGGCACGAGACATGTACTGTGCCGGTGCCAACGCGTACATGGATCGCGACCTGTTCGACGCGCCGCCGCTCTCGAGCGCGATCGGGGCCGTCCGGCGTCTCTGA
- a CDS encoding acetamidase/formamidase family protein, with translation MAQREIQQELSVDRYTLGLVGPDQEWAGTVADGGTIETYTPPACWGPMITPEFRGGHEVTRPIRVENAEVGDAIALRIREVDVTSLATSTGSMREREGAFGDDPFVDHRCPECGTEWPDSVVEGTGEDAIRCAECDANASAFGFEYGYTVAFDDDHTVGLTMDREGAHELAEDAEDVMDIPENARQHPILLYEPSEMPGTLGRLRPFIGNVGTTPPVELPDSHNAGDFGQFLVGAEHDWGLENEAELEERTDGHMDVPEVRAGATLICPVKVDGGGVYVGDLHANQGDGELSLHTTDVSGTVRMDVEVIKDFEIDGPILLPNEEDLPFISRPYSEDELEAGRELADKHGVDVEDDMGPIQVIGSGATINDATENAFDRAGNLLDMSEGEVRSRCTFTGGVQIGRLPGVVQLDMLAPMDVLEERGMAHLVREQYDL, from the coding sequence ATGGCACAACGAGAGATTCAGCAAGAACTGTCCGTCGACCGGTACACGCTCGGCCTCGTCGGTCCCGACCAGGAGTGGGCGGGGACCGTCGCCGACGGCGGCACGATCGAGACGTACACGCCGCCGGCCTGCTGGGGGCCGATGATCACGCCGGAGTTCCGCGGCGGTCACGAGGTAACGCGGCCGATCCGGGTCGAGAACGCCGAGGTCGGCGACGCGATCGCCTTGCGGATTCGGGAGGTCGACGTGACGAGTCTCGCGACGAGCACGGGGTCGATGCGCGAGCGCGAGGGCGCGTTCGGCGACGATCCGTTCGTCGACCACCGCTGTCCCGAGTGCGGGACGGAGTGGCCCGACTCCGTCGTCGAAGGCACCGGCGAGGACGCCATCCGCTGTGCGGAGTGTGACGCGAACGCCTCCGCGTTCGGCTTCGAGTACGGCTACACCGTCGCGTTCGACGACGACCACACCGTCGGCCTCACGATGGATCGGGAGGGCGCCCACGAACTCGCGGAAGACGCGGAGGACGTGATGGACATCCCCGAGAACGCCCGCCAGCACCCGATCTTGCTGTACGAGCCCTCGGAGATGCCCGGCACGCTCGGTCGCCTGCGTCCGTTCATCGGGAACGTCGGGACGACGCCGCCGGTCGAACTCCCGGACTCGCACAACGCGGGCGACTTCGGCCAGTTCCTCGTCGGCGCCGAGCACGACTGGGGCCTGGAGAACGAGGCGGAACTCGAGGAGCGCACCGACGGCCACATGGACGTCCCCGAGGTCCGGGCTGGTGCAACGCTCATCTGTCCGGTCAAGGTCGACGGCGGCGGCGTCTACGTCGGCGACCTCCACGCCAACCAGGGCGACGGCGAACTCTCCTTGCACACGACCGACGTCAGCGGCACCGTGCGGATGGACGTCGAGGTCATCAAGGACTTCGAGATCGACGGCCCGATCCTCCTGCCGAACGAGGAGGATCTGCCGTTCATCAGCCGACCCTACAGTGAGGACGAACTCGAGGCGGGCCGCGAACTCGCCGACAAGCACGGCGTGGACGTGGAAGACGACATGGGGCCGATCCAGGTCATCGGCTCGGGCGCGACGATCAACGACGCCACCGAGAACGCCTTCGATCGCGCCGGGAACCTGCTTGACATGAGCGAGGGCGAGGTCCGATCGCGGTGTACGTTCACCGGCGGCGTCCAGATCGGTCGACTCCCTGGCGTCGTCCAACTGGACATGCTCGCCCCGATGGACGTTCTCGAGGAGCGCGGGATGGCCCACCTGGTGCGCGAGCAGTACGATCTATAG
- a CDS encoding HalOD1 output domain-containing protein, translated as MTATRSNHGGAGIDPETETAVVSHDWETDTSLSTTIVSTVASLSGRDPAELDRLYDRIDPDSLETLFEPANGSTSRNGGRVSFRFDAYSITVHASGTVVVTRAG; from the coding sequence ATGACTGCAACACGATCGAACCACGGCGGAGCTGGGATCGACCCCGAGACGGAGACGGCGGTCGTCTCCCACGACTGGGAGACCGACACCTCACTATCTACTACCATCGTCTCGACCGTTGCGAGCCTCTCGGGGCGGGACCCGGCGGAACTCGACCGGCTCTACGATCGGATCGACCCGGACAGCCTCGAGACGCTCTTCGAACCCGCGAACGGGTCCACCAGCCGGAACGGCGGTCGGGTTTCGTTCCGGTTCGACGCGTATTCGATAACGGTCCACGCGAGCGGGACCGTCGTCGTCACGCGGGCGGGATGA
- a CDS encoding formyltetrahydrofolate deformylase, which translates to MTTDLTEITVIGDDDTGLIARVTSLLFERGINIEDLDQAVRDGVFRMYLAVDTSEMVCTEETLRADLHDLGDDLGLDVQVRFPADRDHQRIAVLVTKESHCLEALFEAWANDELGADIGVVIGNHDDLQPLAEHYDVPFHDIGDDGGQQNEEQLLELLGEYDVDLIVLARYMRILSPNVVFRYEDRIINVHPSLLPAFPGAEAYRQALDEGVRVAGVTAHYVTTDLDQGPIITQRAFDVPDDADLDDMKRRGQPLEASALLEAVRLHLNGDVSVHRGRTSVRENGDRYQLGLPEELADVTPDRPVDGIGTAVAEDRSQ; encoded by the coding sequence ATGACGACTGACCTGACCGAAATCACGGTTATCGGAGACGACGACACCGGATTGATCGCTCGCGTCACGAGCCTCCTGTTCGAGCGCGGGATCAACATCGAGGACTTGGACCAGGCGGTTCGCGACGGCGTCTTCCGGATGTACCTCGCCGTGGACACCTCGGAGATGGTCTGTACCGAGGAGACGCTGCGCGCGGACCTCCACGACCTCGGCGACGACCTCGGACTCGACGTCCAGGTCCGGTTCCCGGCCGATCGGGACCACCAGCGGATCGCCGTCCTCGTCACGAAGGAGAGCCACTGTCTCGAGGCGCTGTTCGAGGCGTGGGCCAACGACGAACTCGGGGCCGACATCGGCGTCGTCATCGGCAACCACGACGACCTCCAGCCGCTCGCCGAACACTACGACGTGCCGTTTCACGACATCGGCGACGATGGCGGCCAGCAGAACGAGGAGCAACTGCTCGAACTCCTCGGCGAGTACGACGTCGACCTGATCGTCCTCGCGCGCTACATGCGCATTCTCTCGCCCAACGTCGTCTTCCGGTACGAGGACCGGATCATCAACGTCCATCCCTCGCTCCTGCCGGCGTTCCCCGGTGCCGAGGCCTACCGCCAGGCCCTGGACGAGGGCGTCCGCGTCGCCGGCGTCACCGCCCACTACGTGACGACCGACCTGGACCAGGGACCGATCATCACGCAGCGCGCGTTCGACGTCCCCGACGACGCCGACCTCGACGACATGAAACGCCGCGGCCAGCCACTGGAGGCAAGCGCCCTGCTGGAGGCCGTCCGGCTTCACCTGAACGGCGACGTCTCCGTCCACCGCGGCCGCACGAGCGTGCGCGAAAACGGCGATCGCTACCAGCTCGGCCTGCCCGAGGAACTGGCGGACGTCACGCCCGATCGGCCGGTCGACGGAATCGGGACGGCAGTCGCCGAGGACCGGTCCCAGTAA
- the purS gene encoding phosphoribosylformylglycinamidine synthase subunit PurS → MTAYTATVTVRLKHGVLDPEAETTKQALERLGFELEALRSADRFEVDLDADSAEAAHERASEMAERLLANPTIHDYDVEVDER, encoded by the coding sequence ATGACCGCCTACACCGCGACGGTGACGGTTCGACTCAAACACGGCGTCCTGGATCCCGAGGCCGAGACCACGAAGCAGGCCCTGGAGCGTCTCGGCTTCGAACTCGAGGCGCTCCGATCGGCCGACCGGTTCGAGGTCGACCTCGACGCGGACTCCGCGGAGGCCGCCCACGAGCGCGCGAGCGAGATGGCAGAACGGCTGCTCGCGAACCCGACCATCCACGACTACGACGTGGAGGTCGACGAACGGTAG
- a CDS encoding DUF7576 family protein, with protein sequence MIDSVDEDEPDCQYCGLTVASTDERRVVTTIEEGTAIHTHFCSDDCLAAWKS encoded by the coding sequence ATGATCGATTCGGTGGACGAGGACGAACCCGACTGTCAGTACTGCGGTCTGACCGTCGCATCGACGGACGAGCGACGAGTCGTGACCACGATCGAGGAGGGGACGGCGATCCACACCCACTTCTGTAGCGACGACTGTCTGGCGGCCTGGAAGTCCTGA
- the purQ gene encoding phosphoribosylformylglycinamidine synthase I — protein MTVSIIRFGGSNCDRDAERALDHLGIDAEIVWHEDGLPEDTTGILLPGGFSYGDYLRAGAMAARSPIMATVREAAADGVPVLGVCNGAQIGCEAGLTEGAFTTNESARFQCEHVYLRAERTDTPWTEAYEEGEVIEVPIAHGEGRYEIGDDRLAELEDEDRVLFRYCDETGETGPDANPNGSKHDVAGVLGETDSVAVLMPHPERATLPDVGPTDGQGVLRGFESP, from the coding sequence GTGACGGTTTCGATCATCAGATTCGGCGGCTCGAACTGCGATCGCGACGCCGAGCGCGCGCTCGACCACCTCGGGATCGACGCCGAAATCGTCTGGCACGAGGACGGTCTGCCCGAGGACACTACGGGGATCCTGCTTCCCGGGGGGTTCTCCTACGGTGACTACCTCCGTGCGGGTGCGATGGCCGCCCGATCGCCGATCATGGCCACGGTCCGCGAGGCCGCCGCCGACGGCGTCCCCGTCCTCGGGGTCTGCAACGGGGCCCAGATCGGCTGCGAGGCGGGGCTGACGGAGGGCGCGTTCACCACCAACGAGAGCGCTCGTTTCCAGTGTGAACACGTCTATCTCAGGGCCGAGCGCACGGATACGCCGTGGACCGAGGCCTACGAGGAGGGTGAGGTCATCGAGGTGCCGATCGCCCACGGCGAAGGCCGGTACGAGATCGGAGACGATCGGCTGGCCGAACTCGAGGACGAGGACCGGGTCCTCTTCCGGTACTGCGACGAGACCGGCGAGACCGGCCCGGACGCGAACCCGAACGGCTCGAAACACGACGTCGCGGGCGTCCTCGGCGAGACCGACTCCGTCGCGGTCCTGATGCCCCATCCCGAGCGCGCGACGCTCCCGGACGTCGGACCCACGGACGGACAGGGCGTCCTCCGTGGCTTCGAGTCGCCCTGA